One stretch of Gambusia affinis linkage group LG05, SWU_Gaff_1.0, whole genome shotgun sequence DNA includes these proteins:
- the LOC122831268 gene encoding putative C-type lectin domain family 20 member A produces the protein MDHGFTLRTLLLFGFMLSTFSHVREFHYINMSKTWDEARQYCREKYTDLAKIESNEDISRLSAPFSYSWVWFGLRDDPKSWKDTMGSDANSWRWSTTGETGQTTYHTWSLGEPNYGGANETCVVMTSTGQWADRTCSLQKSFICFTKRSRKEYVYITAQETWSSALTYCRTHHTDLAMIENEAENTEARNANPTTSEVWIGLYRVPWIWADGSQTLFRPWHFSLNNDAGKQHCGTENNVHQWADEDCSVRRPFICHRVLKKLTTVRIKFVTDIDWSDPAVNSQILQQLGALLTHRGWTDFRVRWKNLPSKTHKEKCAKSECKSQV, from the exons ATGGATCACGGTTTCACTCTGAGGACTCTTCTGCTCTTCG GGTTTATGCTCAGTACCTTCTCACACGTACGGGAGTTTCACTACATCAACATGAGTAAGACCTGGGATGAAGCACGACAATACTGCCGAGAGAAATACACCGACCTCGCCAAGATTGAAAGCAACGAGGACATCAGCAGACTGAGCGCTCCTTTTTCCTACAGCTGGGTGTGGTTTGGACTCAGGGACGACCCAAAATCATGGAAAGACACAATGGGTTCTGACGCAAACTCCTGGAGATGGTCAACAACTGGAGAAACCGGACAGACAACTTACCACACGTGGAGTTTGGGTGAACCAAACTACGGAGGCGCAAACGAAACGTGTGTAGTGATGACCAGTACAGGACAGTGGGCTGACCGGACATGCAGCCTGCAGAAAAGCTTCATCTGCTTCACCA AGAGAAGCAGGAAGGAATACGTTTACATTACAGCCCAGGAAACGTGGAGCTCTGCTCTGACGTACTGCAGAACGCACCACACCGACCTGGCGATGATCGAGAACGAGGCCGAAAACACCGAAGCCCGAAATGCAAACCCAACAACCAGCGAGGTTTGGATCGGTCTGTACCGAGTGCCCTGGATTTGGGCCGACGGGAGCCAAACTCTCTTCCGACCGTGGCACTTCTCCCTGAATAATGATGCCGGTAAACAGCACTGTGGAACTGAAAACAACGTCCACCAGTGGGCTGACGAAGACTGCAGTGTCAGGAGACCCTTCATCTGCCATCGAG ttttgaaGAAGTTGACGACTGTGAGGATAAAGTTTGTGACTGACATTGACTGGTCTGATCCAGCTGTCAACTCCCAGATCTTGCAGCAG ctTGGTGCCTTGCTAACCCATCGGGGATGGACCGACTTCAGAGTGCGATGGAAGAATCTGCCAAGCAAAACCCACAAagagaaatgtgcaaaatctgAGTGTAAATCACAAGTTTAa